The stretch of DNA aaaaaaaagttcaagGCACATCAACAGTCtagaatacaaaatataaaaacttgaAATGGCAGAGCTCAAGCTTGTAACTGTATACTACATTTCTATCAACTACCACGATGAGACACTAGAAACAATAAAAGGCACTTGTGTGCTGTTAATAATAGAGGCAGTCCATGAACCAAGTAACAgaaacagcaaacaaacacaagtgAAAGACCAAAAGAAAGATCAAACACTGCATTTAACATTGTTATGGAGCGCCACATCTAGACACTATCCCTGCGCACATCTGCTGGTCAGATTTAGATTTTTCTGTGAGTTGCAATGACTTCTTTTATAAAGTCCATTTTCTGTGCAAGTTCACAATGTCAATTTTCACATTGAGAGTTGTCTTTAGTGTATTTGTAGTGTTCAAAGCTACATTCAACAATAGCTTAGTAAATGTATAATCAGAAATGTGGGctttttatttactattttcaaAAGTTTAGGAAACAATTTGCTGGTTTGAAAGAAAATGACCATATTTACAAAATCTAATTTTATATGTATAACTTTTCAGAATTTCTCCCAGCCTGAAAAGATGATTTACCTAATTACATCCGATGCAGGAACTTTGCCTAAAGccattttgtgtcaaatgttAACCTCAATCTCTGTACCAACATGTTAAGACAATAATGTATAACTTGTCATTAGGTTACAATATTATATCTGACCATCTTACAGCTAAGCATCCCTTAAAACCACACAAAAACATCAGCAACTCATTCATACATCCATCCTCAGCACCATGTCCTGAATCAGTGTTAGATACACacattaatgtgttcattttATATAACAGAAGTGTGGAAGGTGCTGCAGTGTAGCAGGTGGTACAATCTAGCATGACAACCTGTGCAGGCAGCCAAAAGTGACTGTTTTGTTGTTGAGGATAGATTAAAAGTCTTTACAAAGCACACCGTCATGGTGTATGTGAGTGTCTGTCTGTTAGTTTCAGCCAGGTAAAAAATGAACCAAACATTTTGAGAAAGTACTGAGTCACAACAGCTGGTGCCCTCCTTCCCCAACTTGAAGGACTGGGATCACACTTCTTCAAAGAAGGCCATCTGAGACTGAGACATGTACGCAGAGTTTCGCTGCAAAACAAGGCGAGTATGAGCGATGGCAGAAATCAGAACAAAGAAACGTGCAATTGTGGTGCGATTACAAACTCCAAGATAAGAAGTATGTGCccaattatataaatattactACTGATGCAATTAATACTACCATGTTTCATATGCTCCAAATCTTAAATCACCccacaacaaattaaaaaaatctagTTTATTGAAGTATAGAGCAGAATGTTTGTGCTCCAGGTCTACAAGAACCATTCTGATAGGATATTtaacatcttaaaaaaaagcaacCCCACTATCATGGATTTTGGCACTTCTTTAtctcatattatatatatatatatatatatatatatagcttcaTAATAATGGGCTCGTGTGTAAACCACTGCTCTGGAGATACgtagcaatgcgagactacccaAAACATAAAGGGAACTGTAGTTCCACTATACACACGAGCCCATTATTATAAAGCGGTAGACAGAGGGTAAACACTTGACAGTATTAGCTGGATTTACTGGTTTATTCCTTCTATTAGACATTCTGACAGGTAACCAATCATCAGTAAAACTAATAAtgttagtaataataataatacaaaaaagaaGATGGTATGAAGTGATCATACGTACGTTGCTGTGAGGTATGTAGACAGGCTCCTGGACGTAGCCCCTCGCCTCATTGCGGAGGCTGTAGACGCCCGCctgttgctgctgctcctcCAGCTTCAGAGACTCGATCTCTGTCTTCAGTTCCTTCAGCTGGTCCTGCAGGTGTTTACTCTTCTCCATGTACTCCAGCCTGCATTGATGCACGACAAGATATTAAACACAAGCAGATCTGAACTGTCTTTCTAAAGTGTTGCAGGCGATTTGaactcacctctctctctcgatCTCCATAGACAGCCTTTTCATGTCAGAGTCCTTGAAGTCGAGACGCGTAGATGCCGACTCATAGGCAAAGTCGGCTGCTTCAGGAGGAGCAGGGGGAGTAGAGTAGGCTGCTATGAGCTGGAAGACAGGCAAACAGATGTCAAGTAGGTAGTTACACTAACtgttgaaaaaaatttaaagtttttaacttaatataatattataataagtttatttgatatagcatcgtttacaaagtcacaaagtgatTCACATGATACAAATTGTTAAAATACAGTAAGACCCAAACCGTAAATGAGCAAGCGAAAACGAAATAAAATACCAAtggaaataaaagattaaaaaacttaaaaacccAAAGTTATAAACATGAGACAAAAGCGAGTTTAAACAAGTgagtcttcagctgctttttataagcatcaacagagactgcagaacgtaagACAATAGGAAGAGCGTTCCACAGGTTTGGAGCCACCACTTCAAAGGAATGGTCacctttggtttttaagcgagTGCGAGGGACCACCAGTAAtccctggttagaagacctgagggACCTGTTAGTAATGTAAGGCTAGTGCAGGTCAGAGATGTAAACAGGTGTCTGACCATGCAAGGCTCTATATGTCAGAACAAGAACTTCAAATTGGATCCTGATCTTGATAGGAAGCCAATGTAACGAGGATAAAATAGGAGCGATGTGCGACATTCTGGATCAGCCGTAGTCGGCCCAGAATGCACATTAAACATTTGTATAGTCCTGTAACGACTTTTTGACAGCTCTTACTCCGAGCGTCACAAAAACGAAAGCTAACTATTCCTATTCAACTAAATCCAACATATAATTAAACACTTCAAAACAGTTGGTGGTAGTGAACACATGCTCTCTGGCCAAACTGTTTCTGTTCAGCAGAAGTAAAGCACAGCAGGTAATTCATGGCTTTAGCTATTTACAATGACTGCACCATAATCATTTTGTTACAGTGCAGTAATGTTAGATGAGATATTCAATTTATATTTCAGAGATATTTAATGAAAACCTTCTTAACACAAGAAAGCTGCACTGATCCACAAAAATAAGTAACAAAGGCACCACAAAGAGCACACAAGCAGcagtatcatcatcatcatcatcaccgtACAGGGTATGTTGTTTTGGTGATCTCCAGCAGCTTCTGTTTGGCTCTCCGCTCAGCATCCTTTGCTTCAGTCAGGTCCTGTTTCAGGTGATCTGCCTCCTTCAACCTGGAACCAGATGTTTTGTTAGTTCAAGTGTCATTGAAAACAGTAATAGTGTTAATACTATATACATGTAATAAGATggctttttaattgaaaaataagataaatgtaatgtattaaaGAAAATCTGTAAGTAAAGTAATAGTTAACTAAAACAAATGCTTTAGGCAACACTAGTCAAGATGATTCTAGACCTCCTCTCAGACTGCTCCACTAGTTTGACAGCAAGCTGCTCTGCCTCCCTCATCTTCTGCTCCATCAGCCTTTTCTCCTCCTTGGTCTTCATGGCGGTGACCTCGAACCTCTGCCTGTCCTGCTCAGCTTCTGCAGCCTTGTGGGCCAACAGCTTGGCCTCCTCCTCAGCAATCTGGGCCTTCTCTGCCAGCAGGTCCGCTGTCTCCTCAGATCGCAGCTGGAGAAAACGCATTGTAACATTTAAAAGGCATTTTTACAAACTAATATAAGATACGTTAGTGGAAGAGTTTAGGGCTTAGCATGATGGAGGAAGCAGGCTCTGTGACGTTATGCAATTAACAACGGGAATGTAAAGCTTGTTGCCAAAACAATAGCTCACCCAAAAGTCTGGAAGATTCAACAATTATCTAACGACAAAGATGAAGCTCTCACCAGTGCCTCGTTGGCCAGTCGTGCCTCGTCCTGCAGCTGGAAAAGTCTTCGTTCCATCTCTTCTTTTGCCCGTTCCGCTTcctctctcatctgtttttcCCGTGCCAGGATTTGACGCTCCATCTAAATAGAGGCCAAGATTCTCAATGAATCAATCAaccatgattattattattattttttttttagattattttttggggcttttcccttttattacatagagacagtggatagacatgaaagtgggagagagagattggggatgacacgcagcaaagggcagcaggtcggatttgaacctgcgccgctgcaggactcagccaacatggggcgaacgctcttactgggtgagctagaggccgccccaatcAACCATGATTATTGATGATAATTATGACTGTAGTTTCTATATGTATGCAAAGTGAACATTACGTCTAATCTGTTATTCTAattgctccagtggagctgagAGAGCGCTGACCTTCTTGCGGGCCTTCTCCTCTTTCGCTTGAGCCTTCATCTGTTGCACTTCAATGGAGTccaccttcctcctcctcatgaaAAGATCATGGTTACCAATGCACAACTGCAGGATCTGAAGACACAGGCAATACAAACATTATCTTACTTAACATAACTCTCTTCTAAGTTTGTTATAGTTGAACATTTACATGGACAAAGAGGTAAACCAACCAGCTTGTTGACACGCAGTTGAGATGAATAGAACTTGAAAACATCTTTCTTCTTATCCAGGGGTTTGATTGTAAACTGCAACATGGGAAAGTGAAAAAGCTCAGTTATTTTGCACTACTGACAGACAGCTCAGCTTTGATGCCTTTACAACAGTACAGCTAACTGGTTAGAGTGGAAATCCTGTACTGAACTTTTGTAGGTTTTATGAACAGATGTATGCATTAGCAGTTGTATTGTCTTTTGCACTATATTGCCTCtatagtaaaaaaacaaaatagtcaAGCATACTTTCATAACAAAATAGTTATGGACGTGGAATCCATCCAGTTAAACAACTAAAAACTAGTTGATGCCAAGAGATATCACACCCATTTTCCACTTCTTCCAAAGTGACAGggatgtgagaaaaaaaaaagcagaatgtCCTAACTAAAAAAAAGTCCACCGGTTGCATTTACCTCCTTTTCGCTGTACGAGATGTTGCGGATGCCGCTCCAAGGAAAGGATTTGTTAGGGTTGAGTTTGCTGTTGGGGCTGTAGATGTGAAGACCCTGAGCATCCACTCCAAGTAACAGGTCTGTGTCCCTCTTATTTTGCTGTCAGTGTGACATGTAATACATGCACATAAACCAACATGACAGTAATGATTAAGGTTGCATTTGTCAAATTACCATGAAAAAGTTCCATAAATTGACATAACATTAAGGCAGAGTAATTTAAACTCACAGTAATGGCAAAGTAGCTGACACCGTACATCTCAAGGTCCTGAGCAATTTTTAAGTATTCCATCTCAGCCTCATCCCTGTATGTACAAATGAGGAAAAGAAGGCATATCAAAGCATTATACATTTATAACACTTCAACTACAGAATCTAGAACTACACCTTTTGTAAAGGGGTTAATCTCTCATTACATGCTTGATTTCAAAAGCCCTCCTGGGTCAGTCCTACCTGGCGATGCCTCTGTGCTCTGCGTACCAAGCTGTGATCTTCTCTTCCCACATGTCAGCTGTCATTTGGTACTGCATCAAAACCTGGGATACAGATAcaggaaaaacattttattctgCATGCACACACCCAAGCACACAAACATTGATTAACATCTGTAACAAGAAAGCACACCAAACAGCACAGACAATTACTACAAGTGAACAAGAGTCAAATATGCAAATAGTACTATGCACTTACTCTTTTTGGCAAAAGCTCATCTTGTGCCAGGAAGCCCGGCTTATGAAAGTTTGGGTCATAGTCCCCATACTGTGATTGAGATTGAgtgggagaaaaagaaaagaaataaaaaagaaagaaatgttgaCGTTACTGTTGCACATTAGCAAAACTTAAAGCATATATTATGTGTAAGTCTAACTGTAAATCTGTAGATTTGTTTTGCACCATCACATAGATGTTCTTTAAATAAGTTGCCCTGTATCttcttttgaagaaaaaaatcagtgCCCAAAAGGGAGACATGTATTTTATACTTGTTGGCCTCATGAAAGTTCCCCATAAGATTCGTCGCATAAAACTgatcaaaacattttattttaaagtgtaaCTGCATAAAGCATTAACTGCAAAGGTGGACTTTAATGGACAATGTGTTTTGAGATACAGCTAGGACAAGCATACTGTAGGTGCAGCAAATGATAGGAAGGGACCTTGCATAGCGTTCTTACCTTGGCCTGGACAGCATATGATGCCAACAGAACAGACGCTTCAGGAGAACAGAATATCTCTTCATCCAATATCTGTTTTTTCACCTATACAAGAATTTGAAgacatgtatgtacatgtatTGAACCAAGTAAATATTTTCATTCAGGTTTCTAAAACATGGAGATGAATTCTTCTACctacatataaaataaataaaaccaacactaaaaatgtatgtatatatgtacaaaACTGATTAAGCCGATTGTTATTTTACAAGAAATGTTAACGGTTATATTACCTGTAAGAAGAAGAGGTGCTGAGTTATCTCTTGGACCAGCTCTTCTTCTACTTTTTCTGGGAAGAATTTAGccaggaaatgaaatgttatgGGAGAGTCCTTGGGAACCTCCTGGTCCAAGACCTTGGTGAGCAAATAAGCAGTAGAAGAAAAGTGAACAACAACAAAGTTATTATACCAGACAATCACTAAAGCCTGAATGTCATGGCATGATCAATGTCTGTGTAATTAGTTGCTAGAAACACACTAAACAATTAGGGAATGAATTGCTTAATTGTTTGACTTCTAATTCATCAACAATTTGAATAATCAATAATGCAATCTTTCGTAAATTGCAGCCCTGCAACCCAGATTAGCCTCACATTGTAAAATATTGCGCAACACATACAAATCATCTGCATTGTCCAAAACATTTTATCCACATGGCATCTAGCATATTGCTCAAGGTATGTGTTGTTTTGGAATCCTCATTAGCCAGTTTGACCTTCACAGGATCACTCCTTCACTCACCCGTTTCTCTGGTTTCAGCCAGGCGTAGGTGTCCTTTACTGTGTACCTGAGTCCGAAGAACCAGGTCTCCCTCAAACCAACGGTGCGAGACACCAGGTCAAACAGGTCTTTACCTTTCCACTTAACCTGAGACAAACAGTGAGTGATAAAGGGACCAGTGagttaaaatgctgaaagcaaatgtgttgttttgcagcTGCTGTTCTCTACCGATTTCTGTACTGTTAAAAACAACTCAAATTTAAACTAATAACTCATGCTCTTTTTGTATAGAACAGAACATCACTTTAATCTTTATGGTAGAATCTTGATTTGTGAGGGTTTCTTTAGTATTTTATAGCGGAGGTGTGCCACTGCCTGAAATAAAGACCACCTTCACTAACATAATAAAACACTAATACACTTTATCGAGAAAAATGCAGGGGCACCACTTCACACAGCAAATCTCATATATTTAACGAATGTGGCTATCGTTTTGACTGTCATGTTCTAGCTAAATTAATCACAACACGAAATGCGGCAGGAACTGGGCTACATCTGCTAGATCATTTCCTTTGTTTCATTAAATGCGGGGAAATTCTTGTCTCCTTTCTAAGTGTGCAGCAAAAGGTGCTGGAACTTCAAAACTGATACATATGGCATCTGAAAAGTCTACATATCACAGCAAAACAAATACTATTTAATATGCAAGGATGTTGTAGGCTATTCTTCAGTGAGCTTGTCCATGAATCTGAGATGGCTAATTTCATGTGAGCCAATAGGGGATACACATACAAATGCATTCATACAATACATAGTTATACATTGACCTGGGCatggaatcaatacactcatCCATACAGATACATATATAGATAAAGCATGCCTTCAGGCTAAAAAAATGTCTGAATAAATCCATACCTCACAGCTGAACTCCATTTCCGCATCCATAGTGATAACTTTGACTTTAAACGTCTTTGGCTGTTTCTTCTTCAATCCTAGGATAGACATTTTGAGGGTGTTGGTGCCAAAGAAACCTGTGAAAAAGAACACAAGTATTTGTAGGCGTTTTCAggacaaaacatgacattttacaAGTGATAAGAAGGATGCACCTAGTAACTAAAATTCATCATTTTATTGTAATATACAATTTTAAACTTTTGGAGTGATTCAAGCCATCGTTCTGACAGCTACTGTAACTAACGTGAAGTGTATTTGGATCTGGGAATTAGCTATCAGACGATAGGAATTTAATGTTTCAAGCGGTTTTACAGAAAAACTTCTTTCTTTGTTACATACAACATGCAGATGAAATGTAGAAGAGGCCCATTTACCAGCGAGTAAAGTTACAAACTTCTGCCGTCCAACAAGGCTCAGAAGAGGCTGCTGGGCTTTTTTGTTGTGAAGTGcaatgctaagctaacgttaactgacaATACTAGAAAGCGTTAGCTTTCCAGCTAGCTATGCCACGAAAACGGGCCAAAACAAGTTGTACAAAGAGCGGAACTTTTGAGAGATCTCCATAATTAAATGTATCAAATGAATTTACGTTGTCGCTGATTAGGGTTATTTCAACTATCACTAAGGAAACAACTCTGCTAACGTTA from Sander lucioperca isolate FBNREF2018 chromosome 13, SLUC_FBN_1.2, whole genome shotgun sequence encodes:
- the nf2b gene encoding neurofibromin 2b (merlin), with translation MSILGLKKKQPKTFKVKVITMDAEMEFSCEVKWKGKDLFDLVSRTVGLRETWFFGLRYTVKDTYAWLKPEKRVLDQEVPKDSPITFHFLAKFFPEKVEEELVQEITQHLFFLQVKKQILDEEIFCSPEASVLLASYAVQAKYGDYDPNFHKPGFLAQDELLPKRVLMQYQMTADMWEEKITAWYAEHRGIARDEAEMEYLKIAQDLEMYGVSYFAITQNKRDTDLLLGVDAQGLHIYSPNSKLNPNKSFPWSGIRNISYSEKEFTIKPLDKKKDVFKFYSSQLRVNKLILQLCIGNHDLFMRRRKVDSIEVQQMKAQAKEEKARKKMERQILAREKQMREEAERAKEEMERRLFQLQDEARLANEALLRSEETADLLAEKAQIAEEEAKLLAHKAAEAEQDRQRFEVTAMKTKEEKRLMEQKMREAEQLAVKLVEQSERRLKEADHLKQDLTEAKDAERRAKQKLLEITKTTYPLIAAYSTPPAPPEAADFAYESASTRLDFKDSDMKRLSMEIERERLEYMEKSKHLQDQLKELKTEIESLKLEEQQQQAGVYSLRNEARGYVQEPVYIPHSNRNSAYMSQSQMAFFEEV